In Rhizobium sp. NXC24, the following proteins share a genomic window:
- a CDS encoding ABC transporter ATP-binding protein, which translates to MADPLLDIDGLSIAFPSEAGPVRAVDDISFTFGREILALVGESGSGKSMTGRAIMGLLPRSADMRARKLDFDGRDLKALPPSAWNALRGNDIGLILQEPKYSLNPAHRIGRQVEETLLLHTNLCAAERRERALDMLAKVGLPDPKRVYASYPAALSGGMGQRVMIAAMIINQPKLLVADEPTSALDRALQDQILTLLRTLTTEFGMGLLLISHDLKQVSRYADRVVVMRRGKIEEQIAAVDLAQAKSAYTQALWAAQPSAATYGTRLPVYREAP; encoded by the coding sequence ATGGCTGACCCATTGCTCGACATCGACGGCCTGTCGATCGCCTTCCCGTCCGAAGCCGGGCCGGTCCGGGCGGTCGATGACATTTCCTTCACGTTCGGCCGTGAAATCTTGGCGCTCGTCGGCGAATCCGGCTCCGGCAAATCCATGACCGGCCGCGCGATCATGGGACTCCTGCCGCGTAGCGCCGACATGCGCGCCCGCAAACTCGACTTCGACGGCCGCGATCTCAAGGCGCTCCCGCCATCCGCCTGGAATGCGTTGCGCGGCAATGACATCGGCCTCATCCTGCAGGAACCCAAATATTCGCTTAATCCTGCTCACCGGATCGGCCGCCAAGTCGAAGAGACATTACTGCTCCATACCAACCTCTGCGCTGCAGAACGTCGCGAGCGGGCGCTCGACATGCTCGCCAAGGTCGGGCTGCCGGACCCGAAGCGTGTCTATGCCAGCTATCCCGCCGCCCTTTCCGGCGGCATGGGCCAGCGCGTCATGATCGCCGCGATGATCATCAACCAGCCGAAACTGCTGGTCGCCGACGAGCCGACCTCGGCGCTCGACCGCGCGCTGCAGGACCAGATCCTAACGCTGCTGCGGACGCTGACCACCGAATTCGGCATGGGCCTGCTGCTGATCAGTCACGATCTCAAACAGGTGTCGCGCTATGCCGATCGGGTGGTTGTCATGCGCCGCGGCAAGATCGAAGAGCAGATTGCGGCCGTCGACCTCGCTCAGGCCAAATCCGCCTATACGCAGGCGCTCTGGGCCGCCCAGCCATCCGCTGCGACCTACGGCACACGGCTTCCGGTCTATAGAGAGGCGCCATGA